From Juglans regia cultivar Chandler chromosome 6, Walnut 2.0, whole genome shotgun sequence, the proteins below share one genomic window:
- the LOC118348679 gene encoding uncharacterized protein LOC118348679 — MDKKHKSIALNTIRDESNESSDELAISDREIAFYAKKFRKMFVARNNKNERPEKKKFERYNRGSSSGNKERSTKKYTRANKDKVQSRVQCHECHGFGHIHLECANYKKAKERAKIASLSESELELSQSSDNSSPKRNLNYMAFTASVSSKSHCCEPVFDDGSISGNESWYEDQLQEVYEKLYKECVKLRKRNKAHIEEIDFSKRENEGLQGYDIEKYDVATTSKVSYKNGRKTVFVRESTANGNASPSDKGKKSSHVKMGVQSHDKSRVRNTSPVCHHCGKTGHVVGDCFKLKRYTMYDHTRSQSRSVYSPKMGKNPITAPKYASYFRGQRDRKENYVWHNCGKAGHIQPNCYELRRNPMKDGNNESRRRHLNL; from the exons ATGGATAAGAAGCACAAGTCCATAGCCCTCAATACCATTAGAGATGAGTCAAATGAGTCATCCGATGAGTTAGCTATAAGTGACAGAGAAATAGCATTTtatgctaagaagttcaggaaaATGTTTGTGGCTAGAAACAACAAGAATGAGAGGccagagaagaaaaagtttgaaagaTATAATAGAGGCTCAAGTTCAGGGAACAAGGAGAGAAGCACTAAGAAGTACACTAGAGCAAATAAAGACAAGGTACAATCAAGGGTGCAGTGTCATGAATGTCATGGATTTGGACACATTCATCTGGAAtgtgcaaattacaaaaaggcaaaagaaagagCTAAGATTGCATCTCTAAGTGAGAGTGAATTAGAGTTAAGTCAATCATCAGATAACTCTTCTCCAAAAAGAAATCTTAACTACATGGCGTTCACTGCCTCTGTTAGCAGCAAAAGTCATTGTTGTGAACCAGTGTTTGATGATGGGAGCATATCTGGAAATGAATCTTGGTATGAAGATCAGTTGCAAGAAGTCTACGAGAAGTTGTACAAGGAATGTGTTAAATTGAGAAAACGCAACAAAGCGCACATTGAGGAGATAGACTTCAGTAAACGAGAAAATGAAGGGCTTCAAG GATATGATATAGAGAAATATGATGTAGCTACTACATCAAAAGTCTCCTATAAGAATGGGAGGAAAACTGTGTTTGTTCGTGAGTCAACTGCAAATGGGAATGCTAGCCCATCTGACAAGGGTAAGAAATCCTCTCATGTAAAAATGGGTGTTCAGTCTCACGATAAGTCAAGAGTTCGAAATACAAGCCCTGTTTGTCATCACTGTGGTAAGACTGGTCATGTTGTAGGagattgttttaaattgaagagATACACCATGTATGATCATACACGCTCTCAAAGTAGAAGTGTGTACTCTCCAAAAATGGGTAAAAATCCCATAACTGCTCCTAAGTATGCCTCATATTTCAGGGGACAAAGAGATCGCAAAGAGAACTACGTGTGGCATAATTGTGGTAAGGCTGGTCACATTCAACCAAACTGCTATGAGCTTAGGAGGAATCCCATGAAAGATGGAAATAATGAATCAAGAAGAAGACATTTGAATCTTTAG